The following proteins are co-located in the Haloarcula marismortui ATCC 43049 genome:
- a CDS encoding CBS domain-containing protein has translation MDDVFVGRIMSSPVTTVAADANAKAVAKRMLDENISSVVVVDADGALLGILTSTDFVEIAAKGGDTAGLDVSEFMTTDLVTVTANDPVEAAASVMLDHSVHHLPVVDETEGVVGMLTTTDMTAYVSGIEQSSAPVLG, from the coding sequence ATGGACGACGTGTTTGTCGGACGAATTATGTCATCGCCTGTCACCACTGTTGCCGCCGACGCGAACGCGAAAGCGGTCGCCAAGCGGATGCTTGACGAGAACATCAGTTCTGTTGTTGTCGTCGACGCTGACGGAGCGTTGCTGGGGATTCTCACCTCCACGGACTTCGTCGAAATCGCCGCAAAGGGTGGCGATACGGCGGGGTTAGACGTGTCCGAATTCATGACGACGGATCTGGTTACAGTGACGGCAAACGACCCGGTTGAGGCGGCCGCAAGCGTGATGTTGGACCACAGTGTCCACCACCTTCCTGTCGTTGATGAGACGGAAGGAGTCGTCGGAATGTTAACGACAACTGACATGACGGCCTACGTTTCTGGTATCGAGCAGTCATCTGCACCCGTGCTCGGCTGA